In the genome of Altererythrobacter sp. TH136, one region contains:
- the rpoC gene encoding DNA-directed RNA polymerase subunit beta' — MNELSKFTNQLAKPETFDQIQIGIASPERIRSWSFGEIKKPETINYRTFKPERDGLFCARIFGPVKDYECLCGKYKRMKYKGVVCEKCGVEVTVTKVRRERMGHIELAAPVAHIWFLKSLPSRIGLLLDMQLKQLERVLYFEAYIVTEPGLTPLEKFQTLTEDELLDAQDEYGEDAFTADIGAAAVKTMLMDLDLVGERDALLEELETTKSTLKPKKIIKRLKVVESFIDSGNRPEWMILEVIPVIPPELRPLVPLDGGRFATSDLNDLYRRVINRNNRLKRLIELRAPDIIVRNEKRMLQEAVDALFDNGRRGRVITGANKRPLKSLSDMLKGKQGRFRQNLLGKRVDYSGRSVIVTGPELKLHQCGLPKKMALELFKPFIYARLDAKGLSMTLKQAKKWVEKERKEVWDILDEVIREHPVLLNRAPTLHRLGIQAFEPVLIEGKAIQLHPLVCAAFNADFDGDQMAVHVPLSLEAQLEARVLMMSTNNILSPANGKPIIVPSQDMVLGLYYLSMERQEKTPEFIDGENGEQIERLPRFSDMAEVHQALETKMVTLHSKIITRVPQVDEAGKEYMKRVITTPGRMLIGECLPKKHTVPFEVINRLLTKKEIGDVIDQVYRHTGQKDTVLFADAIMSLGFRNAFKAGISFGKDDMIIPDAKEGLIEEAKALVADYEQQYQDGLITQQEKYNKVIDAWSRTGDTVANAMMDEIRAQPVDENGKEAQINSIYMMSHSGARGSPAQMKQLAGMRGLMAKPSGEIIETPIISNFKEGLTVLEYFNSTHGARKGLADTALKTANSGYLTRRLVDVSQDCVVIVDDCGTERALEMRAIVQGGSVIASLGERILGRTTAEDLVNAKTGEVIVKAGTLLDEPMVTAIEAAEVQSAKIRSPLICEAEQGVCGTCYGRDLARGTPVNIGEAVGVIAAQSIGEPGTQLTMRTFHIGGAAQVNETSHLEAISDGRVEYRDMPTIVDKRNRILSLARNGEIVVIDAEGREREIHKVPYGTVLMHTHGDQVKEGERLAEWDPFTLPIITEQSGIVRFQDLIDGQTMEERVDDATGIAQRVVTELRASSRKKKDDLRPRLTLLNEAGDETEAARYMLAPGTSLSVDDGQEVAAGDILARASREAAKTRDITGGLPRVAELFEARMPKDVSVIAKISGRIEFVRDYKAKRKIAIVPEEGDPVEYLIAKTKVIDVQEGDNVKKGDTLVSGSPNPHDILEVMGIEALAEYLVDEIQEVYRLQGVKINDKHIEVIVRQMLQKVEITNGGDTVLLPGEEVDREEMDELNSKLGKGKTPAEGKPVLLGITKASLQTRSFISAASFQETTRVLTQAAVEGKKDSLIGLKENVIVGRLIPAGTGAGMNRMRIAANSRDASLRAAWQKTQEALIAANSAEEEHAAELAQGPEAAIGDDPLGAMEGETHGTDADAGDYLLQSDEAPVEAETEGE; from the coding sequence ATGAACGAACTATCCAAATTCACCAACCAGCTCGCCAAGCCCGAGACGTTCGACCAGATCCAGATCGGCATCGCCTCGCCCGAGCGCATCCGCAGCTGGTCGTTCGGCGAGATCAAGAAGCCGGAAACCATCAACTACCGCACGTTCAAGCCAGAGCGTGACGGCCTGTTCTGCGCGCGCATCTTCGGTCCGGTGAAGGACTACGAATGCCTGTGCGGCAAGTACAAGCGGATGAAGTACAAGGGCGTCGTCTGCGAGAAGTGCGGCGTCGAAGTAACCGTGACCAAGGTCCGCCGTGAGCGCATGGGCCACATCGAGCTGGCCGCGCCGGTTGCGCACATCTGGTTCCTGAAGTCGCTGCCGTCGCGCATCGGCCTGCTGCTCGACATGCAGTTGAAGCAGCTTGAGCGTGTGCTGTACTTCGAAGCCTACATCGTCACCGAGCCCGGCCTGACCCCGCTCGAGAAGTTCCAGACCCTCACCGAGGATGAACTGCTCGACGCGCAGGACGAGTACGGCGAAGACGCGTTCACCGCCGACATCGGCGCGGCTGCAGTCAAGACGATGCTGATGGACCTCGACCTGGTCGGCGAGCGCGACGCGCTGCTCGAAGAGCTCGAGACCACCAAGTCGACGCTCAAGCCCAAGAAGATCATCAAGCGGCTGAAGGTCGTCGAAAGCTTCATCGATTCGGGCAACCGCCCGGAATGGATGATCCTGGAAGTGATTCCGGTGATCCCGCCCGAGCTGCGCCCGCTGGTGCCGCTTGACGGTGGCCGGTTCGCGACGTCGGACCTTAACGACCTCTACCGCCGCGTGATCAACCGCAACAACCGCCTGAAGCGGCTGATCGAACTGCGCGCGCCGGACATCATCGTCCGCAACGAAAAGCGCATGCTGCAGGAAGCGGTCGACGCGTTGTTCGACAACGGCCGCCGTGGCCGTGTGATCACGGGTGCGAACAAGCGTCCGCTCAAGTCGCTGTCCGACATGCTCAAGGGCAAGCAGGGCCGCTTCCGGCAGAACCTGCTCGGCAAGCGCGTCGACTATTCGGGCCGTTCGGTGATCGTCACCGGGCCGGAACTCAAGCTGCACCAGTGCGGGTTGCCCAAGAAGATGGCGCTCGAGCTGTTCAAGCCGTTCATCTACGCCCGCCTCGACGCCAAGGGTCTGTCGATGACCCTCAAGCAGGCGAAGAAGTGGGTCGAGAAGGAGCGCAAGGAAGTCTGGGACATCCTGGACGAAGTGATCCGCGAGCACCCCGTTCTTCTCAACCGCGCGCCGACGCTTCACCGCCTGGGCATCCAGGCGTTCGAGCCGGTGCTGATCGAAGGCAAGGCGATCCAGCTGCACCCGCTGGTCTGCGCCGCGTTCAACGCCGACTTCGACGGTGACCAGATGGCCGTGCACGTTCCGCTGAGCCTTGAGGCACAGCTGGAAGCGCGCGTGCTGATGATGAGCACGAACAACATCCTCTCGCCCGCCAACGGCAAGCCGATCATCGTGCCTTCGCAGGACATGGTCCTGGGCCTCTATTACCTGTCGATGGAACGCCAGGAGAAGACGCCTGAGTTCATCGACGGCGAGAATGGCGAGCAGATCGAGCGGCTGCCGCGCTTCTCGGACATGGCAGAAGTGCACCAGGCGCTCGAGACCAAGATGGTCACGCTGCACTCCAAGATCATCACGCGCGTTCCGCAGGTCGACGAGGCTGGCAAGGAATACATGAAGCGGGTGATCACCACCCCCGGCCGTATGCTGATCGGCGAATGCCTGCCCAAGAAGCACACCGTGCCGTTTGAGGTCATCAACCGCCTTCTCACCAAGAAGGAGATCGGTGACGTCATCGACCAGGTCTATCGTCACACCGGCCAGAAGGACACGGTGCTGTTCGCCGACGCGATCATGAGCCTCGGCTTCCGCAACGCGTTCAAGGCGGGCATCAGCTTCGGCAAGGACGACATGATCATCCCCGACGCCAAGGAAGGGCTGATCGAGGAGGCCAAGGCGCTGGTGGCGGACTACGAGCAGCAGTACCAGGATGGCCTCATCACCCAGCAGGAAAAGTACAACAAGGTGATCGACGCGTGGAGCCGGACCGGCGACACTGTGGCGAATGCCATGATGGACGAAATCCGCGCGCAGCCGGTCGACGAGAACGGCAAGGAAGCGCAGATCAACTCGATCTACATGATGAGCCACTCCGGCGCGCGTGGTTCGCCAGCGCAGATGAAGCAGCTGGCCGGGATGCGCGGCCTGATGGCCAAGCCTTCGGGCGAGATCATCGAGACGCCGATCATCTCGAACTTCAAGGAAGGCCTGACCGTTCTTGAATACTTCAACTCCACCCACGGCGCCCGCAAGGGCCTCGCGGACACGGCGTTGAAGACGGCGAACTCGGGCTACCTGACCCGCCGCCTGGTGGACGTTTCGCAGGATTGCGTCGTGATCGTCGACGACTGCGGCACCGAGCGGGCGCTGGAAATGCGCGCGATCGTGCAGGGTGGTTCGGTGATCGCCTCGCTCGGCGAGCGCATCCTCGGTCGCACGACCGCGGAAGATCTGGTCAACGCCAAGACTGGCGAAGTCATCGTCAAGGCGGGCACCCTGCTCGACGAGCCGATGGTCACCGCGATTGAGGCGGCCGAAGTCCAGTCGGCCAAGATCCGTTCGCCGCTGATCTGCGAGGCCGAACAGGGCGTCTGCGGCACCTGCTACGGGCGCGATCTCGCCCGCGGTACGCCGGTCAACATCGGCGAGGCGGTCGGCGTGATCGCCGCGCAGTCGATCGGTGAGCCGGGCACCCAGCTGACCATGCGCACGTTCCACATCGGCGGCGCCGCGCAGGTCAACGAGACATCGCACCTCGAGGCGATCTCGGACGGCCGGGTGGAATACCGCGACATGCCGACGATCGTCGACAAGCGGAACCGCATCCTCAGCCTCGCCCGCAACGGCGAGATCGTGGTGATCGACGCCGAAGGGCGCGAGCGCGAAATTCACAAGGTGCCTTACGGGACCGTGCTGATGCACACCCACGGGGACCAGGTGAAGGAAGGCGAACGCCTGGCCGAGTGGGATCCGTTCACCCTGCCGATCATCACCGAGCAGTCGGGCATCGTGCGCTTCCAGGACCTGATCGACGGTCAGACCATGGAAGAGCGCGTCGATGACGCCACCGGCATCGCCCAGCGCGTCGTCACCGAACTGCGTGCGTCGAGCCGCAAGAAGAAGGACGATCTGCGTCCCCGCCTGACCCTGCTGAACGAAGCCGGCGACGAGACGGAAGCGGCGCGTTACATGCTGGCTCCGGGTACCTCGCTGTCGGTCGACGATGGTCAGGAAGTGGCCGCGGGTGACATTCTCGCCCGTGCGTCGCGCGAAGCGGCCAAGACGCGCGACATCACCGGCGGTCTGCCGCGGGTGGCGGAGCTGTTCGAGGCGCGGATGCCTAAGGACGTGTCGGTGATCGCCAAGATCAGCGGCCGGATCGAGTTTGTCCGTGACTACAAGGCGAAGCGCAAGATCGCGATCGTTCCGGAAGAGGGCGATCCGGTGGAGTACCTGATCGCCAAGACCAAGGTGATCGACGTCCAGGAAGGCGACAACGTCAAGAAGGGCGACACGCTGGTCTCGGGCTCGCCCAACCCGCACGACATCCTCGAAGTCATGGGGATCGAGGCGCTGGCCGAGTACCTCGTCGACGAGATCCAGGAAGTCTACCGGCTCCAGGGCGTGAAGATCAACGACAAGCACATCGAGGTGATCGTTCGCCAGATGCTGCAGAAGGTCGAGATCACGAACGGCGGCGACACCGTGCTGCTGCCGGGCGAGGAAGTCGACCGCGAGGAGATGGACGAGCTCAACAGCAAGCTCGGCAAGGGCAAGACCCCGGCCGAAGGCAAGCCGGTGCTGCTCGGCATCACCAAGGCTTCGCTGCAGACCCGGTCGTTCATCTCGGCGGCCTCCTTCCAGGAAACCACCCGCGTGCTCACGCAGGCGGCGGTCGAGGGGAAGAAGGACTCGCTGATCGGGCTCAAGGAGAACGTCATCGTCGGCCGGCTCATCCCGGCGGGCACTGGCGCCGGCATGAACCGGATGCGGATTGCCGCCAACAGCCGCGATGCCTCGCTCCGCGCCGCCTGGCAGAAGACCCAGGAAGCGTTGATCGCGGCGAACTCGGCTGAAGAGGAGCATGCAGCCGAACTCGCTCAGGGCCCGGAAGCGGCCATCGGCGACGATCCGCTCGGCGCAATGGAGGGGGAGACCCACGGCACCGATGCGGATGCCGGGGACTACCTGCTGCAGAGCGACGAAGCTCCGGTCGAGGCCGAGACCGAAGGCGAGTAA
- a CDS encoding LON peptidase substrate-binding domain-containing protein, producing the protein MPTRLSIFPIPGAILFPGLHLPLHVFEPRYRALVGDALARDRRVAMIQPQRAADDAPLYEVGCVGKIEEVEALDDGRYNIVLTGEARFRVLRELDVSTPFRQVEGELLPEDEHAALASVERAGFEQEARRFAEAQGYLVDWDSVARLDDRTLIDGVSQIAPFDAAAKQALLECPSLTERCELLVQLMQFFGHGDPEEGRVTLQ; encoded by the coding sequence GTGCCCACGCGCCTGTCCATCTTCCCCATTCCGGGTGCGATCCTGTTTCCGGGTCTGCATCTGCCGCTTCATGTGTTCGAGCCGCGGTACCGCGCGCTGGTGGGCGATGCGCTGGCTCGCGATCGGCGGGTGGCGATGATCCAGCCGCAGCGCGCCGCCGACGACGCCCCGCTGTACGAGGTCGGCTGCGTCGGCAAGATCGAGGAGGTTGAGGCGCTCGACGACGGGCGGTACAACATCGTGCTGACCGGCGAGGCCCGCTTCCGGGTGCTGCGCGAACTCGATGTGTCGACCCCCTTTCGCCAAGTCGAAGGCGAACTGCTGCCGGAAGACGAGCACGCCGCCCTTGCCAGCGTCGAACGCGCGGGGTTCGAACAGGAGGCGCGGCGGTTTGCCGAAGCGCAGGGCTATCTGGTCGATTGGGATTCGGTGGCCCGGCTCGACGACCGGACACTGATCGATGGGGTCAGCCAGATCGCGCCGTTCGATGCCGCCGCCAAGCAGGCGCTGCTCGAATGCCCGTCCTTGACCGAGCGGTGCGAATTGCTCGTCCAGCTGATGCAGTTCTTCGGCCATGGCGACCCTGAAGAAGGCCGCGTGACGCTGCAGTAG
- the argB gene encoding acetylglutamate kinase → MTGETHTTLAKAEVLIEALPYLQRYAGRTFVVKYGGHAMGDPAAARDFAEDIVLLKAVGINPVVVHGGGPQIGAMLKKLGVESTFVDGLRVTDKATAEVAEMVLSGAINKELVGWIAQAGGKALGVSGKDGGLVTATKVTRTVTDPDSRIEQAVDLGFVGEPATVDTALIDTAVSAGMIPVIAPIGAGAGGETFNINADTMAGAIAAALGAARLFLLTDVPGVLGKDGTLLADLTPADVAALLDDGTITGGMIPKLETCVKAVEAGCEAAVVLDGRVPHAMLLEFFTATGVGTLIHAA, encoded by the coding sequence ATGACCGGCGAGACCCACACCACGTTGGCCAAGGCCGAAGTGCTGATCGAGGCGCTGCCCTATCTGCAGCGCTACGCCGGCCGCACCTTCGTGGTGAAATACGGCGGCCACGCGATGGGCGATCCGGCCGCCGCGCGCGATTTTGCGGAAGACATCGTGCTGCTAAAAGCGGTCGGCATCAACCCGGTGGTGGTCCACGGCGGCGGGCCGCAGATCGGGGCGATGCTCAAGAAACTGGGGGTCGAGAGCACGTTCGTCGACGGGTTGCGGGTCACCGACAAGGCGACTGCCGAAGTGGCCGAGATGGTCCTGTCGGGTGCGATCAACAAGGAACTGGTCGGCTGGATCGCGCAGGCCGGCGGCAAGGCGCTGGGCGTGTCGGGCAAGGATGGCGGCCTGGTCACCGCAACCAAGGTCACGCGCACGGTGACCGATCCCGACAGCCGCATCGAACAGGCGGTCGACCTGGGCTTCGTGGGTGAACCGGCGACGGTGGACACCGCCCTGATCGATACCGCAGTGTCTGCGGGGATGATCCCGGTGATCGCTCCCATCGGCGCGGGCGCGGGCGGCGAGACCTTCAATATCAACGCCGATACGATGGCCGGCGCGATCGCGGCGGCGCTGGGCGCGGCGCGGTTGTTCCTGCTGACCGACGTGCCGGGCGTGCTGGGCAAGGACGGGACCCTGCTGGCGGATCTCACGCCGGCGGATGTCGCCGCGCTGCTGGACGACGGGACCATCACCGGCGGGATGATCCCCAAGCTGGAGACCTGCGTGAAGGCGGTGGAGGCTGGCTGCGAGGCGGCGGTGGTGCTCGACGGCCGGGTGCCGCATGCGATGCTGCTGGAATTCTTCACCGCTACCGGCGTCGGTACGCTGATCCATGCGGCTTAG
- a CDS encoding nuclear transport factor 2 family protein, with protein sequence MYEQFRQRLAAAYDQWGESRGTTPASFFDLMDQAIEFHSVLERAFPCDSVSGPFSGKAAVIGYWTALAESWEMLSSKTEAIVSEGDRVVWIGRVHWRHRRTLRTLETPKIDVWTVWQDRAIRYYEMVDSASYGRAVAAQEESVHQA encoded by the coding sequence GTGTACGAACAATTCCGGCAGCGCCTCGCCGCTGCCTACGATCAATGGGGCGAGAGCCGCGGCACCACCCCCGCCTCCTTCTTCGACCTCATGGACCAGGCGATCGAGTTCCACTCGGTGCTGGAACGCGCCTTTCCCTGCGATTCGGTCAGCGGTCCGTTCAGCGGCAAAGCGGCGGTGATCGGGTACTGGACGGCGCTGGCGGAAAGCTGGGAAATGCTTTCGAGCAAGACCGAGGCGATCGTGTCCGAAGGCGACAGGGTGGTATGGATCGGCCGCGTCCACTGGCGCCACCGCCGGACCTTGCGCACGCTGGAAACGCCCAAGATCGACGTGTGGACCGTCTGGCAGGACCGCGCGATCCGTTATTACGAGATGGTCGACAGCGCCAGCTATGGCCGGGCGGTCGCGGCACAAGAAGAGAGCGTGCACCAGGCCTGA
- a CDS encoding tetratricopeptide repeat protein, with product MGLNLEEQKAVDAFRKNIVEPSMTNLVVLDFWAEWCGPCKALTPVLEKVCGEYADKGVVLAKVNVDEEQFIAAQFQVRSIPTVYAMFQGQPVADLTNARTESQLREMLDQLLAQLPIGAAEETAPEIAQFIEMGEQILAEGDAERAAGIFAQVTEMAPDNAPARAGLIRALVAAGRTDEARAASTGLDEALAGDPAVRAALSALELAGERVDDSELQALRAAAAERPTDMDAQLAFAEAAYAAGERDDAAGTLLAMIQHDREWSDGAARARLLKIFEAVGLEDPWVVTTRRKLSRVLFG from the coding sequence ATGGGGCTCAACCTAGAAGAGCAGAAGGCGGTCGACGCCTTCCGCAAGAACATCGTCGAGCCCTCGATGACCAACCTGGTGGTCCTCGATTTCTGGGCCGAATGGTGCGGTCCGTGCAAGGCGCTGACCCCGGTCCTGGAAAAGGTGTGCGGCGAATACGCCGACAAGGGCGTGGTCCTGGCCAAGGTCAACGTGGACGAGGAGCAGTTCATCGCCGCGCAGTTCCAGGTCCGCTCCATCCCGACGGTCTATGCGATGTTTCAGGGACAGCCCGTCGCTGACCTGACCAATGCGCGCACCGAATCGCAGCTGCGCGAAATGCTTGACCAGCTTCTTGCCCAACTGCCGATCGGCGCGGCGGAGGAAACCGCGCCCGAGATCGCGCAGTTCATCGAGATGGGCGAGCAAATCCTGGCCGAAGGCGACGCCGAACGCGCCGCCGGCATTTTCGCCCAGGTGACCGAGATGGCGCCCGACAATGCCCCTGCCCGCGCCGGCCTGATCCGCGCGCTGGTCGCCGCCGGCCGCACCGATGAAGCCCGCGCGGCCAGCACCGGTCTGGATGAGGCGCTGGCTGGCGACCCGGCCGTGAGAGCCGCGCTCAGCGCGCTGGAGCTTGCGGGAGAGCGCGTCGACGACAGCGAGTTGCAGGCCCTGCGCGCCGCTGCCGCCGAGCGTCCGACCGACATGGATGCGCAGCTTGCCTTCGCGGAAGCGGCCTATGCCGCCGGTGAACGCGACGACGCCGCCGGCACCCTGTTGGCAATGATCCAGCACGATCGCGAATGGAGCGACGGCGCGGCGCGCGCGCGACTGCTGAAGATCTTCGAAGCGGTGGGCCTGGAAGATCCGTGGGTCGTCACCACCCGGCGCAAACTGTCGCGCGTACTGTTCGGCTAG
- the folD gene encoding bifunctional methylenetetrahydrofolate dehydrogenase/methenyltetrahydrofolate cyclohydrolase FolD, with product MAAEVIDGKAFAARLRERVAAAAAAFEQQAGRKAGLAVVLVGDDPASQVYVASKGNATLAAGMASFEHRVPADIAQAELEALVRRLNADPAVDGILVQLPLPAALDDQAVIALIDPAKDVDGLTDPNIAALANQRPGLFPCTPFGCMLLLQDRLGDLSGKDAVVIGRSQLVGRPMAQLLVNANATVTVAHSRTQDLADVVRRADIVVAAVGRPEMVRADWIRPGAAVIDVGINRLPPAEGEARGRLVGDVAFAEASEVAGSITPVPGGVGPMTIAVLLRNTIVAAHRIAGIPAPAGL from the coding sequence ATGGCCGCCGAGGTCATCGACGGAAAAGCATTCGCGGCCCGCCTGCGCGAGCGGGTCGCCGCAGCGGCCGCCGCGTTCGAACAGCAGGCAGGGCGCAAGGCGGGGCTCGCGGTGGTCCTCGTGGGCGACGATCCGGCCAGCCAGGTCTATGTCGCATCCAAGGGCAACGCGACGCTTGCTGCCGGCATGGCGAGCTTCGAACACCGGGTCCCGGCAGACATCGCGCAGGCCGAGCTTGAGGCGCTCGTCCGCCGGCTGAACGCCGATCCGGCGGTCGACGGCATCCTGGTCCAGCTGCCGCTTCCGGCCGCGCTCGACGACCAGGCGGTGATCGCGCTGATCGATCCGGCGAAGGACGTGGACGGGCTGACCGATCCCAATATCGCCGCGCTCGCCAACCAGCGGCCGGGCCTGTTTCCGTGCACGCCGTTCGGCTGCATGTTGCTGCTGCAGGATCGGCTGGGCGATCTGTCGGGCAAGGACGCGGTGGTGATCGGCCGCTCGCAGCTGGTGGGGCGACCGATGGCGCAGCTGTTGGTCAACGCCAACGCCACCGTGACGGTCGCGCACAGCCGCACCCAAGACCTTGCCGACGTGGTCCGCCGGGCCGACATCGTGGTCGCCGCGGTCGGCCGGCCGGAAATGGTCCGCGCGGACTGGATCAGGCCGGGCGCGGCGGTAATCGACGTCGGCATCAACCGGCTCCCTCCCGCCGAGGGCGAGGCGAGGGGACGGCTGGTCGGGGATGTGGCATTTGCCGAAGCGAGCGAAGTCGCCGGGTCGATCACCCCGGTGCCGGGCGGGGTCGGCCCGATGACCATCGCCGTGCTGTTGCGCAACACGATCGTCGCCGCGCATCGCATCGCAGGTATCCCGGCGCCGGCGGGGCTTTGA
- a CDS encoding MarC family protein: protein MIELFLSAFITLFVVIDPPGCAPIYAGLTKGATPAQSRSMAVRACLIAGAILVVFALFGEDLLGALHIELDSFRIAGGLMLFLIALDMVFEKRTERREQRAERVAAEHEGTEIEDVSVFPMAMPMLAGPGAIASIMLLTAKAQGVANTAMVLAALAAVLVLTLLALIAASPLMKLFGARVEAVITRLLGVLLAALAAQYVIDGLKQSFAL from the coding sequence ATGATCGAGCTGTTCCTCTCCGCCTTTATCACCCTGTTCGTGGTGATCGACCCGCCCGGGTGTGCGCCGATCTATGCCGGGCTGACCAAGGGCGCGACACCGGCCCAGTCGCGCAGCATGGCGGTGCGGGCGTGCCTGATCGCCGGGGCGATCCTGGTGGTGTTCGCCCTGTTCGGAGAGGACCTGCTCGGCGCGCTGCACATCGAACTCGACAGCTTCCGCATCGCCGGAGGACTGATGCTGTTCCTCATCGCTCTCGACATGGTGTTCGAAAAGCGCACCGAACGGCGCGAACAACGCGCCGAGCGCGTCGCGGCGGAGCACGAGGGCACGGAGATCGAGGACGTGTCCGTCTTCCCCATGGCCATGCCGATGCTGGCAGGACCGGGCGCCATCGCGTCGATCATGCTGTTGACGGCCAAGGCGCAGGGCGTGGCGAACACCGCGATGGTGCTGGCCGCGCTCGCGGCGGTGCTGGTGCTGACGCTGCTGGCGCTGATCGCGGCCAGCCCGCTGATGAAGCTGTTCGGAGCGCGGGTGGAAGCGGTGATAACCCGCCTGCTGGGCGTGCTGCTGGCCGCGCTGGCCGCGCAATACGTGATCGATGGCTTGAAGCAGAGCTTCGCGCTGTAA
- a CDS encoding YggT family protein, whose translation MDVLIDIFMMLANAANMLVIIWFIIGLLFSFNVIGRDNTFFVAVHDAIARLFEPILRPIRRLLPDTGAIDFSPMVLLLLIYAIIIVLESVRGV comes from the coding sequence ATGGACGTCCTGATCGACATTTTCATGATGCTCGCCAACGCGGCGAACATGCTCGTGATCATCTGGTTCATCATCGGGCTGCTGTTCAGCTTCAACGTGATCGGACGCGACAACACCTTCTTTGTCGCGGTGCACGATGCCATCGCCCGGTTGTTCGAGCCGATCCTGCGCCCGATCCGCCGCCTGCTGCCGGATACCGGCGCGATCGATTTCTCGCCGATGGTCCTGCTGCTGCTGATCTACGCGATCATCATCGTGCTCGAGAGCGTCCGGGGCGTCTGA